Proteins co-encoded in one Papaver somniferum cultivar HN1 chromosome 5, ASM357369v1, whole genome shotgun sequence genomic window:
- the LOC113278485 gene encoding uncharacterized protein LOC113278485, translated as MGLIFELATNIIIAFLKPLSLFKILVSFGLRTTWVVAFTWFLLAKAAVNLNLEICSKIMIWTVAIVSLPLRILNAVQRERLLESRLLEMKIELEDLTWDEKKLEEKLRAAIQDRRVLESILTEIEDEHDKAISKIENLVHELQDLKEENLKLNEIQGKNIWEVKGRGGIKNTVFDDDKCAIPLPAEYDVPSWNPSCNSGGDLIQDWEDNQKDKTKDFSRTGLKGGEPIINIFPARMVSAMEGVVIDRRRDIAVCQSVFSAILSLLVGMIIWKAKDPCMPLVVALFSVVAMSLKSVVQFFSTVHNKPASDAVALLSFNWFILGTLTYPTLPKVANLLAPVGLRLATRTVSWLGFASFL; from the exons ATGGGGTTGATATTTGAGTTAGCAACAAACATAATCATAGCATTTCTGAAACCATTATCGTTGTTCAAAATTCTAGTTTCATTTGGTTTGAGAACCACCTGGGTTGTAGCTTTCACGTGGTTTCTGTTGGCGAAAGCAGCTGTCAATTTGAATTTGGAAATTTGCTCCAAGATTATGATTTGGACAGTTGCTATTGTATCTCTTCCGCTGCGAATTCTTAATGCAGTGCAAAGGGAGAGACTG CTTGAATCACGTCTTCTCGAGATGAAAATTGAGTTGGAGGATCTCACATGGGATGAGAaaaaactagaagagaagctgCGTGCAGCAATCCAAGATCGCAGGGTTCTGGAATCTATACTAACAGAGATTGAGGATGAGCACGATAAGGCCATTTCTAAAATTGAAAATCTAGTACATGAG TTGCAGGATTTGAAAGAAGAGAACCTAAAGCTGAATGAGATTCAAGGAAAGAATATTTGGGAAGTCAAAGGTCGTGGTGGTATTAAGAATACAGTTTTTGATGATGACAAATGCGCCATTCCTCTGCCAGCTGAATATGATGTTCCCTCATGGAATCCTTCTTGTAACAGTGGTGGGGATCTTATTCAAGACTGGGAGGACAACCAAAAAGATAAAACCAAAGATTTTTCTAGAACTGGACTAAAAGGCGGTGAACCTATTATTAATATATTCCCAGCTAGGATGGTAAGTGCAATGGAGGGTGTGGTGATTGATCGGCGAAGAGATATAGCTGTCTGTCAGAGCGTTTTCAGTGCTATTCTCTCACTTCTGGTTGGGATGATAATATGGAAGGCAAAAGATCCTTGCATGCCGCTTGTGGTTGCACTTTTCAGCGTGGTTGCGATGTCTTTGAAGAGTGTTGTTCAGTTCTTTTCAACTGTCCATAACAAACCCGCCTCAGATGCAGTTGCTTTGTTAAGCTTCAACTGGTTCATACTTGGTACTCTCACCTACCCAACCCTACCAAAAGTGGCCAATCTATTAGCACCAGTTGGTCTAAGGCTCGCAACCCGAACAGTTTCGTGGCTTGGTTTTGCTTCTTTTTTATGA
- the LOC113280626 gene encoding 1-aminocyclopropane-1-carboxylate oxidase homolog 1-like, which produces MLDYGKRIINLGDTLTELFSEALGLSKNHLKSIEYNQCLTINGNYYPACPEPELTLGTKKHVDPIFFTILLQDHIGGLQILHQNHWVNVKPIPGSLIVNIGDFLQLISNDKFKSVEHRVLANRIETRASAPCFFKPNNTRLYGPIKELLSEENPRVHRDTTFKEYTDHFLSKGLGGESALNHFKV; this is translated from the exons ATGCTCGATTATGGGAAACGTATCATAAATCTAGGAGATACTCTTACTGAATTATTTTCTGAGGCTCTTGGGCTAAGCAAGAACCACCTCAAAAGCATTGAATATAACCAATGTTTGACCATTAATGGTAACTATTATCCAGCATGCCCTGAACCTGAACTAACCTTAGGTACGAAGAAGCATGTAGACCCAATATTCTTCACTATTCTTCTTCAAGATCATATTGGTGGACTGCAAATTCTTCACCAAAACCACTGGGTTAATGTGAAGCCTATCCCTGGTTCTTTAATAGTAAATATTGGTGATTTCCTACAG CTTATCAGTAATGACAAATTTAAGAGCGTGGAGCATCGCGTTCTTGCTAACCGCATTGAAACAAGAGCATCAGCTCCATGTTTTTTCAAACCAAATAACACAAGGTTGTATGGCCCTATAAAAGAGTTACTCTCTGAAGAAAATCCACGTGTACACAGAGATACTACATTTAAAGAGTACACTGACCATTTCCTTTCTAAAGGGCTTGGTGGTGAATCTGCTCTAAACCATTTCAAGGTGTGA